ATCAGATAATCCAAGAGGTGTTCCCCAAGAGTCAAGATAATGCATCGCTTTTCCACAGGTGTACAAATACTTCCCTGCAATCCCGACCACCGGGCCACTGAACCCCCATCTTGTCCAGGAGGCCCCCCTGGCTCCCAGCGTGGATGGTGCCATCCACTGGACTccttgaactttttttctttaatgttcagtcccttgaacttttttttttaatgtttgtttactttgagagagagagagagagagtacacacacacacacactcagcggagaggggcagagggagagagagaatcctaagcagactccatgctcagcacagagcctaacttgggGTTTGATCTCCTGAACCGTgtgaccatgacttgagctgaaatcaagagtcagatactcaactgactaagccacccagacacctctttctttttctttctttcttttttctttctttctttctttccctccttctttttctttctttctttccttctttcttttttttctctttctttccttccttcttttttttctctttctttccttccttctttctttctttttttttttgggaaggggaggggcagaaagggagagaatcttaagcagactccttgctgagCTTGGAGTCTGACATCAGGCTCCACCCTAcgatcctaggatcatgacctgacccgaaatcaagagtcacatgctcaactgactaagctacccgggtgcccccagtCCCTTGAACTCCTTATCACACTGTTCTGTCTCCCCCATCGGTCTTGTAAGATGCTTAAAATCACCACTTGTGTCTACCTCTGATTGCGAGGGAGCACTAGAGGTTGAGTAGATGGTTGAATAGATGAATTAATGAGAGAACAAAGGGGTAACGGCCTAAAACCAGGGGGTCGTGGAGCACCGCTGTAAGACAGGCAGAGACCTGCAGGTTGTGGAAGTGTGTTGGTTTCGAGATTGATCTTACTAAGGGCCCCTCGGATAATACAGCCCCGAGAGCAAACAAGCTCAGAAGTACTAGGTTAAACACGAACGGGTTGTTTGCTTCTCCCCTTTCACCACAGCACTTCCGACAGCCTCTACCGTATCGAAGTCCCCCGTGAATGTCTCAGAAGGAGCGGGCAACATCCCGGCGTCTTCCGTGCTTATCTGATGGCGAAGCagctctttaaaaatgaaggaaagatgaGGGTTCTGGAAAATTCACAATGAGAGAGACCAATTTAATCCAACCCTCCTGATTTATGGAGTGGTGCAGACGTCATTACTGCCTGTGTCAGAGTGCCAGCCCCAGCGTTAGAGCTCCTGTGTGGCTTTCGACAAGTTCCTTAACGTCTCCACACCTCAATGGCTCCATCCATAAAACGGgactaaaggggcacctgggtgtctcagtcggttaagcgtccgacttcggctcaggtcatgatctcccggcttgtgagttggagccccgtgtcaggctgtctgtgctgacagctcagagcctggagctgctttgggtgctgtgtccctctctctctgcccctcccccgcttgtgctctgtctctctctcaaaaataaataaacattaaaaaaacaaaccaaaacaggaCCAGAAAGAGAAATCGCCTCAAAGtggctggcggggggcggggaggaggttAAATGAATTTCTGGGAGGAAGACTTGCAACATAGAGCCTGGCACAGTCTGTCCTCAGTCAGTGGTAACTGTGTCACTATTACTTATAAAAACACGAGGTGCCATTTATTGACTTGTCTTTGTATCATCTTGCTTGACCCTCACTTCAGCTGAGACCAGATGAGGAGGATAAGGCCAACGAGGACAGCACGCTCGGGAGGTGAACTCACAGGCCCACAAGGCCCTGCAGCTGGCAGGGGGCCAAGGTTCTCCGACCAGGCATGAAGCCCGAAGAACGAGCCAGCCAAGGGCTTGGCATgaagtaggtgcttagtaaagactggtttcttctattccttcctccttcccttccaacAGCCATCTGGGCCCCCAGTCAGGAGGTCACCTCTGGCCAGGGCTGTGGTAGGACAGACAGAGCCCCAGGCCGGGCCTGGCCTTCTCCCCCACCAGCTGAGGTGCccccttccatttcttcttctcctcctcctcgccACGCCCCCTGCCTCTGTGTGCCCGCTCAGTTATCTGGTGACTCGAGGACCCCGGGAGTCCCTCTGTTCTCCTCAGCCACCCTGGTGACAAAACAAAGGAGGAGCTCAAAATCAGCCTTGATTCAGTGCATGAAGCCCGTGGCCTGGGCTTGAGTGGCCCTGCCAGGCCACCTGGGGCCGTCCACGGGCGCCACACAGACCCACACAGGGCCCCACGCCAGGCCCGGCCAAAACTGTCGCCCCAGCTGACGGCTTGCTCAGGGAAATGACTCAGCCCAAGTGCTCAGATGCCCTGTCCACGTTTTATGAACTAAAGGTGTTTTCATAACAACTGGGGGTGATGAGCCAGCAGCAGGCTGTAAACAGAGCAATGATCTGGTTGAAACGCCCAGGTCCGAGCCCCCGCCCACAAGCAGGGCCTCCGAGGTTGTCAGCTTCTCCACAGCGGTGCTTCCTTCACGCCCAGGTGGGGCCACGGGCCCCTGGGCTCGTCCTGGCAAACAGCACAGACTCCCAAAATAACGTGGAGACGCGCCCAGCCGCATCTGTAACCCAGGAGGGAAGCGAGTGACAGAGCCAGACCCGTGGCCTAGATGCCTGCTTCTGTCCTTCCCGGATGCCCCGGGGCCTCCTGTGGGACCGGAAGCCGTCCATGAGCCAGGGTCCTGGGACCAGAACTCTGGGAGGCCCAGCCCTGAGCTGGAGTTCGCAGGGCAGGGAAAGTGTACCTCGCCTCCCACAAGGACAGTGCCGCTGGGGGTGTGTGACACAGGTGCCCTAGAACAGCAAATGGTGTGAAACAAGGAAGGCGGTCCTCAATCCTCCCGGGGGATTCTAGAGCTGCCAGAGGTGAGACAGCACGGCCTGCTCAttcaccctgcccccacccctgctcttccTTCCGTCCCTCAGGGCACTTTGGGAGGCCTACCTGTCAGCCGTACCCCAGGCTTACCCATTCCATCCTCTGCCCAAAAGCCAAGCAGTCCTCTTCGATCCTAACTTTTCCAACCCACGGCAAGTCCCGTCCACCTTACCTCCAGCCACTTGGCCGCCGCCACCCACGCCCAAGCTGCTCGCCTCTCGCTTGGACAGCCACCCTGCCTCGCTGGGGTCACCTCCTGACCCCTCAGCCTTGGCCTCTAAAATCCGTTCTCCACTCATCGGCACGACGGTGCCACACCATCTTTCTGAggccccacccacaccccacccGCCTTCTTGGCCTCCACCAGATCCTGTCAGCTATTcaagctttttaaagaaactgagcACAGCAGCTTTGGCATCAGGCTATGAAGAGATGAACTGAACAGGAGGAGAGCTCAGAGGCACAACCATGCATGAAGGAGAACGTGTGCTTGTGACGGAGAGACACCACCAACGGGTGGGGAAAAGACTCATACGTGGTGTTGAGACAGTTGtgatccatatggaaaaaaagtaaaattagatcCCCACCTcaagccacacacacactccaggtGGATTCAAGGCCTACCTGTGAGTGACAAAAGTTTAATACGTTTAGAAGAAATTCcaggagaatattttttaaattaattaattcattttctttttaacatctacatccaagttagcatctagtgcaacaatgacttcaggagtggattcctcagtggccctgacccatttagcccatcccccctcccacaccccctccagtaaccctctgtttgttctccatatttatgagtctcttctgttttgtccccctccctgtttttatattatttttgcttcccttcccttatggtaatctgttttgtctcttaagttCCTTCTATgtgtgaagtcctatgatatttgtctttctctgactgactaatttcacttagcacaataccctccagttccatccacgtagttgcaaatggcaagatttcattctttttgactgccgagtaatactccattgtatacataccacatcttctttatccattcatccctcaatggacatttgggctctttccatactttggctattgtggatagtgctgctataaacatgggggtgcgtgtgtcccttcaaaacagcacacttctggggcgcctgggtggctccgtcggttgagcggccgacttcggctcaggtcatgatctcgcggtccgtgagttcgagccccgcgtcaggctctgtgctgacagctcagagcctggagcctgtttcggattctgtgtctccctctctctctgaccctcccctgttcatgctctgtctctctctgtctcaaaaataaataaacgttaaaaaaaaaaattaaaaaaaaaaaaaacagcacacttgtataccatggataaatgcctagtagtccaattgctgggtcgtagggtagttctagttttaattttttgcggaacctccatacggttttccagagtggctgcaccagcttgcattcccaccagcagtacaaaagagaacttctttctccgcatcctcgccaacgtcttttgttgcctgagttgttcatgtgagccattctgacaggtgtgaggtggtatctcattgtggttttgatttgtatttccctgatgatgagtgatgtggggcattttttcatgtgtcggttggccatctggatatcttccttggagaagtgtctgttcatgtcttttgcccatttcttcactggattatttgttttttgggtgttgagattgataagttcttcatagattttggatactaaccctttatctgatatgttgtttgcaaatatcttctcccattctgttggttgccttttagtttcgctgattgtttccttcaccatgaagaagttttttttatcttggggtgcctgggtggcgcagttggttaaccatccgactcttgatcttggcccaggtcatgatctcacagttggtgagtttgagccccgcatcaggctctgtgctgacggtgcagagcctgcttgggattctgtctctccctctctctgtccttcccctgcttatgcgctctctctctcaaaataaataaataaacttaataaaaaaaaaaaaagaagtttttttatcttgatgagatcccaatagttcatttttgcttttgtttcctttgcctctggagatgtgtggagtaagaagtttctgcagccaaggtcaaagaggtttttgcctgctttctcctcaaggattttgatggcttctgtcttacatttaggtctttcatccattttgagtttatttttgtgtatggtgtaacaaagtggtccaggttcattcttctgcatgtctctgtccagttttcccagcaccatttgctggagactgtctttattccattggatattctttcctgctttgtcaaagattagttggccgttcgtttgtgggtccatttctgggttctctattctgttccgttgatctgagtgtctgtttttgtgccagtaccatactgtcttgatgattacagctttataatacagcttgaagtctgggattgtgatgcctcctgctttggttttctttttcaagattactttggctattcggggtcttttcttgttccatacaaactttaggattgtttgttctagctctgtgaagaatgctggtgttgttttgataggtaTCGCTTTAGGAGAATCTTTTTATGATGTCAggggaaataattatttcttttttatttatttttactttctaaatgtttacttattttgagagacggaggggcagagagagagggagagagagactcccaagcaggctccgctctgtcagagcagagcccaacacggggctggaactcacaatccagagatcatgacctgagtcgaaatcaggagtcacacacttaactgactgagccacccgggaacccccgatttcttttttaaataaactttttgttaATTAACAACATGCATAAAGAAAAGTGCATGTCGTAAGTATGCGGCGTGataaaatttcacaaaatgaACCCAGCTTTGTACCCAGCACTCAGGCCGTGAAAATAGGACACAGCCAGCAACCTGGAAAGCCCCCTCATGCCTCTCGATAAGGAAGACTATCCTGGGTACAAAAAGTATcagccataaaggaaaatattaaatgagtCTGATAACATTTACATTCAAATCTTCAGTTCAACACAAAAACATACCACAACCAACACGATAAGATAGGCCCACAATCTGGGAGGAGATGTTTATAATACATACAACCGACAGGAGATTAGTTTCCAGGACATGTAAATGACTTCTGCAAATCAGAATAGACAGACAACCAACCCAACCGAAGAGTCAGCAAAAGTTGTGAGCAAACgcctcacagaaaaaaaaaagtccataaggCCAACCACAGGAGAAGAGATGCTGTTCCTTACTGatatcagagaaatgcagattACAACAATAGCAAGATATTCTGTCTCCcccatcagattggcaaaacttaaaagaaaacaaacaaggggcgcctgggtggctcagtcggttaagcgtcagacttgatttcggctcaagtcatgatctcacgttttgtgaggtCAAGTCCCATACATCGactctctgcttgggattctctctctccctctctctctctgccctttccctaccCATGcgatgctctctctcaaaataaataaataaggggctcctgggtggctcagttggttaagcatcccactgcagctcaggtcatgatctcgtggtttgtgagtttgagccctgcatcaggctctgtgctgacagctcagagcctggaacctgcttcagattctgtgtctccctctctctctctctctgcccctcccctgcttgaacacacacacactctctctctctctctctcaaaaaataaacactaaaataaataacataaataaataaactttaaaaaaaggcaaaagaaacaaacaaaaaactgctgCTACCAAATGTGGACCCCAGCCTCAGACGTGGCTGGAGGAGGAGATCGGGAAGGCCCCCTCCTCTCTTAGCCCCGTGGTCACTACGCTCTTTTGCTACAAAGCATCCGGCAGCGCCCGTGGCCCCTGACCTCTGACCCCAAGCTCGTAGGGGTCTCCCGTTCAAGGGAACAACTGTTAACTGGCCTCATAGAGTCTGTGGGCCAAGAATTGGGACAGGACCCAGAGGGGAGAACTGTATCTGTCTGCC
This window of the Prionailurus viverrinus isolate Anna chromosome B3, UM_Priviv_1.0, whole genome shotgun sequence genome carries:
- the LOC125167823 gene encoding proline-rich receptor-like protein kinase PERK2: MKPEERASQGLGMKALWEAYLSAVPQAYPFHPLPKSQAVLFDPNFSNPRQVPSTLPPATWPPPPTPKLLASRLDSHPASLGSPPDPSALASKIRSPLIGTTVPHHLSEAPPTPHPPSWPPPDPVSYSSFLKKLSTAALASGYEEMN